A region of Paenibacillus thiaminolyticus DNA encodes the following proteins:
- a CDS encoding contractile injection system protein, VgrG/Pvc8 family — MSVLHDGIGYESLRFYGSFQPQHIEKLQITRTINDHAYLTVSGMLSEEQGAACIGQNMEEEPIVIRQLDEQGQSRRRLFHGIVTRLSVHCIRGVYTFELEAASHSYQMDIRIKKRSYQDIHRTYADLVTTMIRKYKYGDAIDTLTNDAKLGAFVLQYEETDWAFLQRLASRFGSVLVPEVTAASPKVFFGIPEGKRYKVERNVSCQVRRTFHELERGKPGKHAGSYVTYVIENLEYYALGDIIALPIGSGKELIVVRAVTRLEDGLLRTRYDLQAEQDIRLARYENDQATGIALTGSVLKVHQDLVQLQLDIDPKQDPEKACWFPVATRYVAEEHSGWYDMPEVGERVELYLPTSREQEAYVMDSRQHRHAQGEPDVKVWRHTQGSGVNMSEQELTLSTSGALSITLHEGNGITVSSPGDVQIQGGHVKLDAGQELSLTAGSALYLTGGASCMVLDGETDIKAPVVNQEGTVKAPVFVMDLPPVPEPPLMNVKDYEAAQAAAREGSTTNNAKTPTAKITSPADQKRADGLLSTESKLLGSIPVIGAVAGGALGGLAGAAVSVSLLASAAVPVRSTGTSRAGGAQGGLHPLKYLASLVMQGLISQYEHEKAKDAYYRKWLLGKVFTSARELGTPTSWNDLASYVQRMAQSANELEQAYHQIPSDLRQRWKANYERYMAEQPKPELCRVKEDNRNLFEKSWDSICELGKGAYEAAAERNEKKFDSIGSFLDYISSGIPKAMFTSYMDRAEHWLDSPADAANHLTFGIHGMIRGAMFPKEVASPEHWADLLGTSGWVVGGPVTKGLIKSPQKMLQAPKVGERTSPKINKPKYGVVPKSGGSTVNWGQAKTFINERFEALQKSAGQLSKNKLAYDGPSANYKSSTQKPLEPTKNQIEVRKYYPGSNPENSASGSTLGKNKKSSGEGTGKIEGMPPIVQSRVNLRNGSAEEGAGFNHVLDRHFNPSKNASQFSITPDELKGVLQSKEVVNTPVSRVLYSDIKLANGTIEKQARYVREVTLDCNIGIDKFSGSPTNIMTVLTDKYGNLVTATPGVIK, encoded by the coding sequence TTGAGTGTATTACATGACGGAATCGGGTATGAAAGTCTGCGTTTCTACGGTTCCTTTCAGCCTCAGCATATAGAGAAGCTTCAAATTACAAGGACCATCAACGATCACGCCTATTTAACGGTAAGCGGCATGCTGTCGGAAGAACAGGGAGCCGCCTGCATTGGACAGAACATGGAAGAGGAACCGATCGTTATCCGTCAATTGGATGAGCAGGGACAATCACGGAGACGATTGTTCCATGGCATTGTTACGCGCCTGTCTGTGCATTGCATTCGGGGCGTGTATACGTTTGAACTGGAAGCTGCATCGCATTCGTATCAGATGGATATCCGGATCAAGAAGCGATCCTATCAGGATATTCATCGTACCTACGCGGATCTGGTTACCACGATGATTCGAAAATACAAGTATGGAGATGCCATTGATACCTTAACGAATGATGCCAAACTGGGCGCTTTTGTTCTACAATATGAGGAGACGGATTGGGCGTTTTTACAACGCTTAGCCTCTCGCTTTGGGTCAGTGCTCGTGCCGGAGGTAACCGCAGCGTCGCCCAAAGTATTCTTCGGGATACCGGAAGGCAAACGGTACAAGGTGGAACGGAATGTAAGCTGCCAGGTACGGAGAACGTTCCATGAGCTGGAGAGGGGAAAGCCGGGAAAACATGCAGGCTCGTATGTGACCTACGTGATTGAAAACCTGGAATACTATGCATTAGGAGATATCATTGCGTTACCGATTGGATCAGGAAAAGAGCTCATTGTCGTTCGGGCCGTGACACGGCTGGAGGACGGCCTGCTGCGTACTCGCTATGATCTCCAGGCTGAACAGGATATTCGTCTTGCCCGTTATGAGAACGATCAAGCTACGGGGATTGCGCTGACGGGCAGCGTGTTGAAGGTACATCAAGACCTGGTACAACTCCAACTGGATATTGACCCCAAGCAGGACCCGGAGAAAGCATGCTGGTTCCCGGTGGCCACCCGCTATGTAGCGGAAGAACATAGTGGCTGGTATGATATGCCGGAGGTTGGGGAGCGGGTGGAGCTTTACTTGCCGACGAGCCGGGAACAGGAAGCCTATGTCATGGATTCGCGCCAGCATCGCCACGCGCAAGGGGAGCCGGACGTTAAAGTATGGAGACATACGCAAGGTAGCGGCGTGAACATGTCTGAACAAGAGCTGACCCTGTCTACCTCGGGAGCATTGTCAATTACACTCCATGAAGGGAACGGTATTACCGTCAGCAGCCCGGGCGATGTACAGATTCAAGGCGGTCACGTGAAGCTGGATGCAGGTCAGGAACTGTCGCTTACAGCGGGAAGTGCATTGTACCTCACAGGCGGAGCCAGCTGCATGGTCCTGGACGGTGAAACGGATATCAAGGCCCCGGTGGTGAATCAAGAGGGAACGGTAAAGGCTCCCGTGTTCGTCATGGATCTTCCTCCTGTGCCGGAGCCGCCGCTGATGAATGTGAAAGACTACGAAGCAGCACAAGCCGCAGCGCGGGAGGGTTCCACCACCAACAATGCCAAGACTCCGACTGCGAAGATCACGAGCCCAGCCGATCAAAAACGAGCGGATGGATTGCTGAGTACGGAGTCCAAGCTGCTAGGCTCCATTCCGGTGATAGGAGCAGTAGCGGGAGGGGCATTAGGCGGACTTGCCGGAGCGGCGGTGAGTGTGAGTCTGCTAGCAAGCGCAGCTGTTCCTGTTCGAAGTACAGGAACGAGCCGGGCTGGAGGTGCACAAGGCGGGTTGCATCCGCTGAAATATCTGGCCAGTCTGGTCATGCAAGGACTCATCAGTCAATACGAGCACGAGAAAGCCAAAGATGCCTATTATAGAAAGTGGCTGCTGGGCAAGGTATTTACAAGTGCGCGTGAGTTAGGAACACCCACATCATGGAACGATTTAGCTTCTTATGTCCAACGTATGGCTCAGTCTGCGAATGAGTTGGAGCAGGCATATCATCAGATTCCATCTGATCTGAGACAACGCTGGAAGGCGAACTACGAGCGTTACATGGCCGAGCAGCCGAAGCCGGAATTATGCAGAGTCAAGGAAGATAACCGGAATCTTTTTGAAAAATCATGGGACAGTATTTGTGAGCTAGGAAAAGGAGCCTATGAAGCAGCTGCCGAAAGAAATGAGAAGAAATTTGATTCCATTGGCAGCTTCCTTGACTATATATCCTCCGGAATTCCAAAGGCAATGTTCACCAGTTATATGGATCGGGCGGAACACTGGCTAGATTCACCGGCTGATGCAGCTAATCATCTAACGTTTGGAATTCATGGAATGATTCGCGGGGCGATGTTTCCGAAGGAAGTTGCTTCCCCTGAGCACTGGGCGGATTTACTAGGGACGTCCGGTTGGGTTGTAGGCGGTCCGGTAACGAAAGGATTAATTAAGTCACCCCAAAAAATGCTTCAAGCGCCAAAAGTAGGGGAAAGAACCAGTCCGAAGATTAATAAGCCGAAGTATGGTGTTGTACCAAAAAGTGGTGGGTCAACTGTAAACTGGGGTCAAGCGAAGACGTTTATCAATGAAAGATTTGAAGCCTTACAAAAGTCTGCTGGGCAATTGTCTAAGAATAAGCTGGCATACGATGGGCCAAGTGCGAACTATAAATCGTCTACGCAAAAACCTCTTGAACCGACGAAGAATCAAATCGAGGTGCGGAAATACTATCCGGGGAGCAATCCGGAGAATTCAGCGTCGGGATCTACGTTGGGGAAAAATAAGAAATCAAGTGGTGAGGGGACGGGTAAGATTGAAGGAATGCCTCCGATTGTTCAGTCTAGAGTAAACTTAAGAAATGGAAGTGCAGAAGAGGGGGCAGGTTTTAATCATGTACTAGATAGACATTTTAACCCTTCAAAGAATGCTTCCCAATTCTCAATTACACCTGACGAACTAAAGGGAGTTCTTCAAAGTAAAGAAGTTGTGAACACTCCAGTTTCAAGAGTTTTATACTCAGACATAAAGTTAGCAAATGGGACAATTGAGAAGCAGGCTAGATATGTAAGGGAAGTTACATTAGACTGCAACATAGGTATTGACAAGTTTAGTGGTTCTCCTACAAATATTATGACGGTATTAACTGATAAGTACGGGAATCTAGTTACTGCTACTCCAGGGGTGATAAAATGA
- a CDS encoding DUF4280 domain-containing protein, with product MDNTQVRPGSGAKKSYVVAGAIVSCSYGTQPTRLKRPFSHGVYIKNKAQLNIGDYVPGVNIESFGNCSSLLNPAVQASEMVDIYGVKKAPCVPVLTMPWLNGKSDMKIEGQPALTQNCTLQCLYCGHIHIENDGQELD from the coding sequence GTGGATAATACACAGGTAAGACCGGGAAGCGGCGCGAAAAAAAGCTATGTCGTGGCAGGAGCGATCGTAAGCTGTAGCTATGGTACGCAGCCTACCCGTTTGAAAAGGCCTTTTAGCCATGGCGTCTACATAAAAAACAAAGCACAATTGAATATTGGAGATTACGTTCCGGGGGTGAACATTGAGTCTTTCGGGAATTGCTCAAGCCTGCTCAATCCAGCCGTACAGGCCAGTGAGATGGTAGACATTTATGGCGTGAAGAAGGCTCCGTGTGTTCCGGTGCTGACGATGCCGTGGCTGAACGGGAAAAGTGATATGAAGATCGAGGGGCAGCCTGCCTTGACGCAGAACTGCACCCTGCAGTGTCTATATTGCGGTCATATCCACATCGAAAATGACGGGCAGGAGTTGGATTAA